In Ciconia boyciana chromosome 1, ASM3463844v1, whole genome shotgun sequence, the genomic stretch CATCAGCCTGCCTTCAGGCAGCAGGTGTCCATGCTTACGCAGAAGCTGGCCAAGTCAGAGATGCTGAAGCCTCCATGAAATGTACTGTGCaggtaataagaaaaaaaggcatagtCTTTCATGTGGTCTAGCAAAGCCTTCCCAACACAACTTTTACAGTCAGCAGTGAAACATACACCACTTTAATACCATCATGGTAGCGTTCCAAAATCCTTAAGGATATTCTGGCATAAGGGCAAGTTCAGTTCTTCAGTAAGCAATTATACACCAAAGGATGTTTTGCTTCCAATAGGTAAAGGGACCtcttcataaattattttgagataAGGGAACTTCATAGGCAAAAACCAGTATTCCAAGTTGTAGAAGAGGTAAAATTGACGATTCAAGATGACACGATcgattatttttaaaagatccaCAAAAAACTCTCCGACTGTCCGATGAGGTTTGAATGGATAGTAGAAGTTTCTTATAGCTGCTGCCAATGTCTTGTTTCCTAGAGGTCCAAAAATAGATGTTTCATTTCCCAGATAAATAGGTTCTCCACTGAATAAAATTATGCTGGTATAGTTTGTTTGTATCTTCTTAAATACAGCTCCTAAGTCAGCTAGCTTCTGGTATGTTCTCAGTATAAATTTAGAGCATTCGTAGGAGTCAAACCATACTATTGACTGTTTGTTGGGACTTGCTTGAACTGTCCAGGTCTCGTAGTAAATGCCAGTCTCATTGTCATATTTTACCCATTTTGCCATTTCATTAAACATGGTTCctgtgaaagattaaaaaaaaataattacagagaCAGGGTAACAAATACAtgactcaaaatattttccatctatCTCAGGGTTcacctcccttccctgcaaaaGTTTACCTACCTATAACGCTACCTAGCCATACAAAGATACAAGGCTTTAGCTGGAGGGACAAGTGATACTCCACTGAAAAAACTATATTTACATATAAGTTATTGAAACTGTAATTCCTTTTTCAGCCCCATTTCCTGCTGCTATGCCAGAACATCCAAACGTCAGAGAACTGTGACACCTCTCATCTTGTTCTGTCCATGTAGACAAACAGGGCAGGTAGTACAATCTACAAGAGATGCTGACAAAGTGCTCACCAGTGCAACAGGCGTTTCTGCACTTCCTCAAATTTTAACTGAATTCAGCAATTCAGGGCAGAATTTTTCATGTCTCTCCACAAAAGAAGCCTGTGTAACCTTAGACTGAGACACCCTGCTGTTTTAGCAGCTCCTCAGCCAGCCAAGTTGAACTAAGCCAAATGATATGAGTGCAATGCGAAGAGCAGTAAACTTAAAGACcttgtggattatttttttagttagaATACATGTTTGGAGTGTTTTGGTGATTTCACAACTGGAACGAGGAAGACATCTCTAACTCAGCTCATCTCTCTGGTAGCTCCTTATATGTGATGCATCTGCCTCCCCAAAACAGAGCTGAAGCACATGGctaatcttctttcttttgttttttttttccccgtagTCCTAGCACTGCACCTCAGCCTAGCCCTTCTCGCCCTCTTTCCTCAGTCACAGCACAGGGTACAACCATCTATGACTCAGATCCATTTAGCACCTCACATTCATAGCACGGCCAAATTTTGCAGATTCTTCTTGTGCAATATGTCAGAAGACGCAGTCAGACAACAGCTTGCAATCGTGACGGCGTTCTAAGCCATGATCTCTGTTTAGCTGCAAGTGTCACTGTTGTGAGTACAGTAAACTGTGCTTGGTAGCTGCTGAAAGATAGGCAAGACTGTTGCAAGCCAAGAGACTGGCAGCAGGTACCTCGCAGTTCAGGGTAGCAGACATCATACAGAACTGTGTCACTAACACTGCCCTGCACGCAACAACCAGCCTCTCGCATTAAGTCTGAATTCACTGCAATGTTGCATTCATCAAGACCAATGCCACACAACTCCCTCCAAAACAAGCTGCAAAGGTCAGATTGCTGGGTCTACTCTTCATCAGAGAGTAAACACATCTCACGCTTACCTTAAGGTAAGGCACGTGTGCAAGCTACTACCTCACAGTAACTAAAGCTCTGCACATTAACCTCCCAGGCTACCCCATTATAACTGTTCTTCACTCCACACTTAAGAGCTTTTGGGCTTCACAGTAAACTTTAACAATCGTTCTGTTTGGTAGAAGTAGTGTTggatactttcttttttaattgcccATGACTTGGTTTAATAAAACAGCAAGTCATTAAATCTGTATCAAGAACTGTACTTACTATACACTGTAGATGGGCTTGAAGCTCCCCTTTATCTTCTCTAATTCCTACCAGATTAGCTTCCTAGTGTGTATTCTGCAAGGCATGTTATTGAAAAGTATTTGTCTCTCCTAACAAGACAAAGATGGACTTAATATGAAGTTCTGGCCTTAACGtcttaaattaaacaaaaatattacaggTTAATGGATGGCTCCATGACAATCTGTGGAAGATGCCTAggcagtaaaacaaacaaaaaaccaaccaaccaaacagaCTTTGGATATTCCTACCTATTTCCACAAAAGAAACACAACCGTAAGTAACATTAACCTGGACGATgggctttaaaagaaaatgagattgcTTTGATGTGGTTTCTGACACGGCTGACAAACAGCTCCATAGGATCTCACAAGGGCAAAGAGGCTCCACCTGTTTCATACGGTAAAGCCCTCTCCCACGAGATGGGATGCTTTTTGCCTGCTCTCTGAAGGAAGCAAGTTCAGCTCATGATGCTGTCCATCTGTGCTTGCATCCATTCAACCTCTTCCACAGTAACTTTCAGGTTCCTGGTCAAATTCAGACAATTCAAAACTCTCAGAGATGCTACCTTCCTAAGAGTTTCATGGAAACAGGAAGCAAGAGAGACAAGGAGGACCGTAACAATGCCTCCACAAGGCACCAGCGTAACCCCACCTTTCTTAGGCATCAAATAATCCACACAGGCAGGAAGCATTACAAGTTCCACAACTGTATGAAAATTTTTAACTTGGTATTCATACAAAAGAATCCAACCATATCAGGTATCAAAGACTTCAGTCACAAGCTACAAGCTCACCGGAAAGCAGCTCCGCTTATTTCATTACTTAAAGAACAGCCTAGAATTTCTTAGCAGCACTGGATAGATTATCTAGAGACCAAGTCCTGCAAAGCTGCTAAAGGTGGAAGTGGGCAAACATAAAGCACCACATCACACTAGCTATAATCTGACTCTCCACTGTGCCTTGTACACTATGCTAACTTCGGAGAGTAAGTGGTTTTGGTCACA encodes the following:
- the CLN5 gene encoding bis(monoacylglycero)phosphate synthase CLN5, whose amino-acid sequence is MGAARPDRLLLLLLTAAAVWGLCFSGTLRSPQRRWPVPYRRFDYRPKTDPYCQARYTFCPTGSAIPVMEEEDVIEVYRLQAPVWEFKYGDLLGHLKIMHDAVGFKSSLTGKNYTMEWYELFQLGNCTFPHLRPGMDAPFWCNQGAACFYEGIDDAHWKENGTLVLVTTVSGTMFNEMAKWVKYDNETGIYYETWTVQASPNKQSIVWFDSYECSKFILRTYQKLADLGAVFKKIQTNYTSIILFSGEPIYLGNETSIFGPLGNKTLAAAIRNFYYPFKPHRTVGEFFVDLLKIIDRVILNRQFYLFYNLEYWFLPMKFPYLKIIYEEVPLPIGSKTSFGV